Proteins encoded together in one Solanum lycopersicum chromosome 7, SLM_r2.1 window:
- the LOC101261342 gene encoding NAC domain-containing protein 21/22 isoform X2 gives MHKSLGYFFKNKTEVACVGGKEWYFYSQRDRKYATGLRTNRATVSGYWKATGKDRAIIRKGSLVGMRKTLVFYQGRAPKGRKSDWVMHEFRLELPIRPQISSIKEDWVLCRVFHKKKELLATKQEIGSNNIYYDNDTISCSSLPPLMDPYITFDQTNPNNNNMNMNELYYEQVPCFSIFTPNQTFTSHSHHLPSATTAIGSTAYGGFPADIGNYLNATATSSTCDNNKVIRAVLSHLSTKNNIIMEGNNSNNNNIINPAQNIKGGNSPSFGEGSSETSFLSEVGYPTMWNNY, from the exons ATGCATAAAAGTTTAggctattttttcaaaaataaaacag aAGTGGCATGTGTTGGAGGGAAGGAGTGGTACTTCTACAGCCAACGTGACCGAAAATACGCGACGGGGCTCCGAACAAACAGAGCCACCGTATCTGGTTACTGGAAAGCCACCGGAAAAGATCGTGCAATCATCAGAAAAGGAAGTCTAGTAGGAATGAGAAAAACCCTAGTTTTCTATCAAGGGAGAGCCccaaaaggaagaaaaagtGACTGGGTTATGCATGAATTCCGCCTAGAACTTCCCATTCGTCCTCAAATTTCTTCTATCAAG GAGGATTGGGTATTATGCCGAGTATTTCACAAGAAGAAGGAATTACTTGCTACAAAGCAAGAAATTGGAAGCAACAATATATACTACGATAACGATACAATAAGTTGTTCATCTCTACCACCATTAATGGATCCTTACATTACTTTCGACCAAACAAACCCtaacaacaataatatgaatatgaatgaattatattatGAGCAAGTGCCCTGCTTCTCCATTTTCACCCCTAACCAAACTTTCACTTCCCATAGCCACCACCTCCCCTCCGCCACAACCGCCATCGGATCTACCGCATACGGTGGTTTTCCAGCTGATATTGGAAATTACCTAAATGCCACTGCAACATCCTCTACGTGTGATAATAACAAAGTAATTAGAGCTGTTTTAAGTCATTTGAGTACcaagaataatattattatggaaggtaataatagcaataacaacaatattatCAATCCTGCCCAAAATATAAAAGGAGGAAATTCACCTAGCTTTGGTGAAGGAAGTTCTGAAACTAGCTTTTTATCTGAGGTGGGATATCCTACAATGTGGAACaattattga
- the LOC101261342 gene encoding NAC domain-containing protein 21/22 isoform X1: protein MSNNNSLSMVESKLPPGFRFHPRDEELICDYLMKKVDQQSEYQQQYPLLIEVDLNKSEPWEIPEVACVGGKEWYFYSQRDRKYATGLRTNRATVSGYWKATGKDRAIIRKGSLVGMRKTLVFYQGRAPKGRKSDWVMHEFRLELPIRPQISSIKEDWVLCRVFHKKKELLATKQEIGSNNIYYDNDTISCSSLPPLMDPYITFDQTNPNNNNMNMNELYYEQVPCFSIFTPNQTFTSHSHHLPSATTAIGSTAYGGFPADIGNYLNATATSSTCDNNKVIRAVLSHLSTKNNIIMEGNNSNNNNIINPAQNIKGGNSPSFGEGSSETSFLSEVGYPTMWNNY from the exons ATGAGTAACAACAACAGCTTGAGCATGGTGGAATCCAAATTACCACCAGGATTTAGATTCCATCCAAGAGATGAAGAACTTATTTGTGATTACTTAATGAAGAAAGTTGATCAACAATCCGAATATCAACAACAATACCCTCTTCTCATAGAAGTTGACCTCAATAAATCTGAACCATGGGAAATTCCTG aAGTGGCATGTGTTGGAGGGAAGGAGTGGTACTTCTACAGCCAACGTGACCGAAAATACGCGACGGGGCTCCGAACAAACAGAGCCACCGTATCTGGTTACTGGAAAGCCACCGGAAAAGATCGTGCAATCATCAGAAAAGGAAGTCTAGTAGGAATGAGAAAAACCCTAGTTTTCTATCAAGGGAGAGCCccaaaaggaagaaaaagtGACTGGGTTATGCATGAATTCCGCCTAGAACTTCCCATTCGTCCTCAAATTTCTTCTATCAAG GAGGATTGGGTATTATGCCGAGTATTTCACAAGAAGAAGGAATTACTTGCTACAAAGCAAGAAATTGGAAGCAACAATATATACTACGATAACGATACAATAAGTTGTTCATCTCTACCACCATTAATGGATCCTTACATTACTTTCGACCAAACAAACCCtaacaacaataatatgaatatgaatgaattatattatGAGCAAGTGCCCTGCTTCTCCATTTTCACCCCTAACCAAACTTTCACTTCCCATAGCCACCACCTCCCCTCCGCCACAACCGCCATCGGATCTACCGCATACGGTGGTTTTCCAGCTGATATTGGAAATTACCTAAATGCCACTGCAACATCCTCTACGTGTGATAATAACAAAGTAATTAGAGCTGTTTTAAGTCATTTGAGTACcaagaataatattattatggaaggtaataatagcaataacaacaatattatCAATCCTGCCCAAAATATAAAAGGAGGAAATTCACCTAGCTTTGGTGAAGGAAGTTCTGAAACTAGCTTTTTATCTGAGGTGGGATATCCTACAATGTGGAACaattattga